The following is a genomic window from Hyphomicrobiales bacterium.
AGATCGGGAAACGGGCTCCGCTGCATGTGTCGATCATGCACAGCCCGTTGCGCTGCAGCGCGTGTGACATCCAGGATGGAGAAAGTCTATGGCTTTGCTGATTGAAGGTGAGGAGCGGATCACCGCGCCGGTTCAGGTTGTATGGGATGCGCTGAACGACCCCGCCATTTTGCAGCAATGCATCCCCGGCTGCCAGTCCCTGACGCTGACGGACGCCGGCGCCATGGAGGCGACCGTTGTTCTCAAGGTCGGCCCCATCAAGGCGACTTTCGCCGGTTCCGTGACATTGACCAATCTTGATCCGCCCAACGGCTATACCATCCAGGGGGAAGGAAAAGGCGGCGTCGCCGGCTTTGCCAAGGGCGGCGCGGACGTCACGCTGATCCCGGATGGCCCGGAGCACACGCTTTTACGCTACACGGCGAAGGCGGATGTCGGTGGAAAGATCGCGCAGCTCGGAAGCCGGTTGATGATGTCGACCGCCAAGAAACTATCCGGCGAATTCTTCTCGGCTCTTGGAAGGACGATAAGCGCGGACGTTGAGAGATAATAATCTGATTACGTTCTTCAGGATAAAGTATTTTATTCTCTGCTGCGGGAAATTTCGTCAATTTATATGTAAATTTCCGCTGAATATCTATAAATTTCCGATTTTACACTCGTAAATAGTTTTATTATTCGGACAGATGTTGCTTGCGTGGCGCCAGCAAGGCCGGCTGCCCAGGCCTCGATCATTGTCTACTCAAGCGCGACATCGCAGAAGCGGCCGGCAACCGGTCGCTTCCGCTTTGTCGCGTCTGCCGCTTGACTGCCCGGGACTACCGTACTACGGTATGACAATCTACAACAAAGAACCGAGCCGCAGCTCGATGCGGCCGCAATCCGGGAGGATCAGAGATGGCGGAGCCTGTGCACGTTGGCATCGTTGGGCTGGGGCGCTGGGCGCGAGTGTTGACGCGCGCCGCCAAGAAATCGAACGCGATCAAGATTGTCGCCGGATTCAGCCGGTCCGAGGAAAAGCGGGCGGCCTTCACGCGCGATACCGGCATTCCCACCACATCAGACCTGAAGTCGTTGCTCGCCGATCCGTCGATACAGGGCGTCATCCTGACAGTGCCGAACGAACAGCATCTGCCGGTTGCCGCCGAAGTCGCGAAGGCCGGCAAGCATGTCTATACGGAAAAACCCATCGCCAGCACGTTGGAGGATGGCCTCGCCATCGCTGCCCTGGAGAAAGAGCACGGTATAACGGTCACGGTCGGGCACAGCGCCCGTCTGATGGCGGGCGTGCGCCGTATCCGCGAGGCGATTGACGCGGGAGAGCTTGGCCGAGTCGCGCTGATCGAGGCGAATTTCTCGAACGAGCGCGCCTTGGAACTCACGCCGCAGACATGGCGCTGGTACAAGCATCGCGCGCCGGGTGGCCCGCTGTCTCAGCTCGCCATTCATATGTTTGATCTTGTTC
Proteins encoded in this region:
- a CDS encoding carbon monoxide dehydrogenase G protein → MALLIEGEERITAPVQVVWDALNDPAILQQCIPGCQSLTLTDAGAMEATVVLKVGPIKATFAGSVTLTNLDPPNGYTIQGEGKGGVAGFAKGGADVTLIPDGPEHTLLRYTAKADVGGKIAQLGSRLMMSTAKKLSGEFFSALGRTISADVER
- a CDS encoding conserved hypothetical protein (Evidence 4 : Unknown function but conserved in other organisms); this translates as MAEPVHVGIVGLGRWARVLTRAAKKSNAIKIVAGFSRSEEKRAAFTRDTGIPTTSDLKSLLADPSIQGVILTVPNEQHLPVAAEVAKAGKHVYTEKPIASTLEDGLAIAALEKEHGITVTVGHSARLMAGVRRIREAIDAGELGRVALIEANFSNERALELTPQTWRWYKHRAPGGPLSQLAIHMFDLVHYIGGEISEASSIASKLSPVGAEVDDQSLTLLKFQDGKVAYVGSSWTSPGIFSLRVFGAKGLMHYEIDFGVWDTPDEIHKSSSLYIQRGKDGFGKREVLQDSESDMFRIELELFAESCRSGKGNELSADNGNVAVACVYAALQSIDSNGQLVKLADVMAAARARAGEGDRHVA